In one Lolium rigidum isolate FL_2022 chromosome 3, APGP_CSIRO_Lrig_0.1, whole genome shotgun sequence genomic region, the following are encoded:
- the LOC124698343 gene encoding nuclear/nucleolar GTPase 2-like codes for MAKKMKERPVNVSGKPRHSLDVNRPNDKKRASGGGGGRSAATVRRLNMYKLRPKRDRRGKIKKLDLKSEDLPNTRIEPDPRWFGNTRVASQKLLDFMREELKGGLSNNYSVVLKPRKLPLSLVNYDRKDGRAHILDTEPFEHAFGPKGKRKRPKLSSLDYESLIKKADNSQDAFEEKHASSKLPKDEQEDGLRDLVRHNMFEKGQSKRIWSELYKVIDSSDVVVQVLDARDPMGTRCYHLEKHLKENAKHKHLVLLLNKCDLVPASATKGWLRTLSKDYPTLAFHASINKSFGKGCLLSVLRQFARLKSDKQAISVGFVGYPNVGKSSVINTLRSKTVCKVAPIPGETKVWQYITLTKRVFLIDCPGVVYQNNDSETDVVLKGVVRVTNLDDASEHIGEVLRRVKKENLQRAYKIQHWADDNDFLVQLSKRSGKLLKGGEPDLATAAKMVLHDWQRGKIPFFVPPPQQKEDGPSEIAESVEKSGEEVVSSDQTAEAMKEIAGIISSQQTMNVPCQTEFGRTNEDSELGEQSD; via the exons AtggcgaagaagatgaaggagcggCCGGTGAACGTGTCGGGCAAGCCCAGGCACTCACTCGACGTCAACCGTCCCAATGACAAGAAGCGCGCGAGCGGCGGCGGGGGTGGCCGGTCCGCGGCCACGGTGCGGCGGCTCAATATGTACAAACTGAGGCCCAAGAGGGACCGCCGCGGGAAGATCAAGAAGCTCGACCTCAAGTCCGAGGACCTCCCCAACACACGCATCGAGCCCGACCCCCGGTGGTTCG GAAATACACGTGTTGCCAGTCAGAAATTACTTGATTTCATGAGGGAGGAACTCAAGGGTGGGCTTTCAAATAACTACAGTGTGGTATTGAAGCCCCGGAAGCTGCCTCTCTCGCTTGTGAACTATGATCGGAAG GATGGCCGGGCACATATTCTTGACACTGAGCCTTTTGAGCATGCCTTTGGACCTAAGGGCAAGCGGAAACGCCCAAAACTATCCAGTCTCGACTATGAATCTCTAATAAAGAAAGCTGATAATTCTCAAG ATGCTTTTGAGGAAAAACATGCTTCATCAAAATTGCCCAAGGATGAGCAGGAAGATGGCTTACGAGATCTAGTCCGACATAATATGTTTGAGAAGGGACAGAGCAAACGAATATGGAGTGAACTATATAAAGTTATTGACTCCTCAGATGTTGTAGTGCAG GTGTTGGATGCCAGGGATCCAATGGGAACTAGATGCTACCATCTAGAGAAACACCTGAAGGAGAATGCAAAGCACAAACACTTAGTATTATTACTAAATAAG TGTGATCTAGTACCTGCTTCCGCAACAAAAGGGTGGTTGCGTACTCTATCAAAGGACTATCCCACCCTAGCATTCCatgcaagcatcaacaagtcattTGGAAAA GGATGTCTCCTTTCAGTATTGCGGCAGTTTGCCCGTTTGAAGAGCGACAAACAAGCAATATCCGTTGGATTTGTTGGATATCCCAATGTTGGGAAGTCATCAGTTATCAACACATTACGCTCCAAAACT GTTTGTAAGGTAGCTCCAATTCCAGGAGAGACGAAGGTGTGGCAGTACATCACCTTGACTAAAAGAGTCTTCTTAATTGATTGCCCCGGGGTTGTGTACCAAAACAACGATAGCGAAACTGATGTAGTTCTTAAGGGTGTG GTACGTGTGACAAATTTGGATGATGCTTCTGAGCACATTGGGGAAGTTCTAAGGCGTGTAAAAAAGGAGAATCTACAAAGAGCTTATAAAATACAACACTG GGCTGATGATAACGATTTTCTCGTCCAGCTGAGCAAGAGGAGTGGAAAACTACTCAAG GGCGGGGAGCCTGATCTGGCAACAGCGGCCAAGATGGTGCTTCATGACTGGCAGAGGGGCAAGATCCCATTTTTTGTTCCTCCACCTCAGCAGAAGGAAGATGGTCCTTCTGAGATTGCTGAATCCGTGGAGAAGTCTGGTGAGGAAGTGGTCAGCAGCGACCAGACTGCTGAAGCAATGAAAGAAATCGCGGGAATTATCTCCTCGCAGCAAACTATGAATGTCCCGTGCCAGACCGAATTTGGCAGAACGAACGAAGATAGTGAACTCGGGGAGCAGTCAGACTAA